In Clarias gariepinus isolate MV-2021 ecotype Netherlands chromosome 1, CGAR_prim_01v2, whole genome shotgun sequence, one DNA window encodes the following:
- the LOC128525902 gene encoding neuropilin and tolloid-like protein 1, with product MVQRTLLLVFIAFLKFGFSGTPTSSKRITVENNSGVTPEGLCGAWVKEPDGGSFTSPNYPEKYPPDRECTYIIEASPRQCIDLYFDEQYAIEPSWDCKFDHIEVRDGPFSSSPVIGRYCGQQSPMYVRSSGRYLWIKFVADSELEATGFSAKYNFTQDPEFKEFGTPLSLSSCEFEMSGTEGIIESAMVEKETQALQTEAVDCKWFIQALPGSKIYLRFLEYEMQNSNECKRNFVAVYDGGSSVEHLRNKFCSTVANDVMLLTSVGVIRLWADEGSRKSRFRILFTTFREPPCEEDTFFCHSNMCINHTLVCNGIQNCVYPWDENGCKEKRKATILDSLDHTNMTLIGVTCGVVLLLLTVSIIIQVKQPRRKYLVRLDEFDPALLPEPLEPPHYELCALRSMASTEDFPGLRRSSSKCINGHHCGSQASSRTDLSLSVLAETASNSNPCRSIVVMKHNHSLEDTEVCELDDELEEENIEEKSTKALKGLANSMHTDPVV from the exons ATGGTTCAGAGAACTCTGCTGCTCG TTTTTATAGCTTTTCTTAAATTTGGATTTTCTGGAACACCAACAAGCTCCAAAAGGATTACAG TTGAAAACAACTCAGGGGTGACGCCAGAAGGTCTGTGTGGTGCCTGGGTTAAAGAACCCGATGGAGGTTCCTTTACTTCTCCTAATTATCCTGAGAAGTATCCTCCTGATAGAGAATGCACATACATAATAGAAG CGTCTCCAAGACAATGCATCGACTTATACTTCGATGAACAGTACGCCATAGAGCCATCTTGGGACTGCAAGTTTGATCACATTGAAGTTCGAGATGGACCATTCAGCTCTTCACCCGTTATTGGCCGATACTGCGGCCAGCAAAGCCCCATGTATGTGAGGTCCAGTGGGAGATACCTTTGGATTAAATTTGTTGCAGACAGTGAACTTGAGGCCACTGGGTTTTCTGCAAAATACAATTTTACTCAAG ATCCCGAGTTTAAAGAATTTGGAACACCTCTGTCACTTTCAT cATGTGAGTTTGAGATGAGTGGGACTGAGGGCATCATCGAGTCTGCTATGGTGGAAAAGGAGACACAGGCTCTGCAAACAGAGGCTGTGGACTGTAAGTGGTTCATTCAAGCACTGCCTGGCTCAAAG ATCTACCTGCGCTTCCTGGAGTACGAGATGCAGAACTCGAACGAGTGCAAGCGCAATTTTGTAGCGGTGTACGACGGCGGCAGCTCAGTCGAACACCTGAGGAATAAGTTTTGTAGCACGGTAGCCAATGATGTCATGCTGCTCACGTCAGTAGGCGTCATCCGCCTGTGGGCCGACGAGGGCAGCCGCAAAAGTCGCTTCCGCATCCTCTTCACCACCTTCCGAGAAC CTCCATGTGAGGAAGACACTTTCTTCTGCCACAGCAACATGTGCATTAACCACACTCTGGTCTGCAATGGTATCCAAAATTGTGTCTATCCCTGGGATGAGAACGGCTGCAAAG AGAAAAGAAAAGCCACTATCTTGGACAGCCTGGACCACACCAACATGACCTTAATTGGGGTTACCTGTGGTGTGGTGCTTCTTCTGCTCACAGTGTCGATCATCATCCAGGTCAAGCAACCGCGCAGGAAGTACCTCGTGAGATTGGACGAATTTGACCCTGCGCTGTTGCCTGAGCCCCTCGAGCCACCACATTATGAGCTGTGTGCTCTGAGGAGCATGGCGTCTACTGAGGACTTTCCTGGTCTGCGTCGCTCCTCCTCCAAGTGCATTAACGGCCACCATTGTGGCTCTCAGGCCTCCAGCCGCACAGACCTGAGCCTGAGTGTCCTCGCCGAGACGGCCAGTAACAGCAACCCGTGCAGGAGCATCGTGGTGATGAAACACAACCATTCACTAGAGGACACTGAGGTGTGCGAGCTAGACGACGAGCTGGAGGAAGAAAACATCGAGGA gaaatccaccaaagCACTAAAAGgacttgcaaactccatgcacacagaccccgttGTTTAA
- the atpsckmt gene encoding ATP synthase subunit C lysine N-methyltransferase, whose protein sequence is MSDSGIESEEGTGAQGAASSIGRRAGLVVTCVLGGSLVALYAVAGPFVAPALRRVCLPFVPATHTQVQNVLSALRSRPGTLVDIGSGDGRIVIAAAREGFKSVGFELNPWLVWYSRYKAWRQGVHRYTSFYISDLWKVSFSQYTNVVIFGVPQMMEQLEAKLEAELQPSARVVACRFPFPTWIPDHMTGEGIDTVWVYDAKTFRSRTTTAKLLNNSEDKSWL, encoded by the exons ATGTCTGATTCGGGGATAGAGAGTGAAGAGGGGACAGGGGCTCAGGGTGCAGCCAGCAGTATCGGGAGGCGAGCAGGACTCGTCGTCACGTGTGTCCTCGGCGGCTCCCTGGTCGCTCTGTACGCTGTAGCGGGACCGTTCGTTGCTCCGGCGCTCAGGAGGGTTTGTCTCCCGTTCGTCCCTGCTACTCACACTCAGGTCCAGAATGTCCTCAGCGCTCTGAGGTCAAGACCAGGGACCCTTGTGGACATCGGAAGTGGTGATGGACGCATA GTTATAGCTGCAGCGAGAGAGGGTTTCAAGTCCGTCGGCTTTGAGCTGAATCCGTGGTTGGTGTGGTACTCGCGTTACAAAGCATGGAGGCAAGGGGTTCATCGCTACACCTCTTTTTATATCTCTGACCTGTGGAAG GTCAGCTTTTCACAGTACACTAATGTCGTCATATTTGGAGTTCCACAGATG ATGGAGCAGCTTGAGGCCAAGCTTGAGGCAGAGCTTCAGCCTTCAGCCCGAGTGGTGGCCTGCCGTTTTCCCTTCCCCACATGGATTCCTGATCACATGACCGGAGAGGGAATCGACACCGTCTGGGTATACGACGCCAAAACTTTCAGATCTCGCACAACAACTGCAAAGCTGCTGAACAACAGTGAAGACAAGAGTTGGTTATGA